From the Devosia sp. FJ2-5-3 genome, the window GTGAGCACGCACCAACGGCCGGCAAAGAGCTCAGGGAAGCCGGCGGAAGGGCCGGAATGCTCGGTTCCGGCTATGGGATGGCCGGGAATGAAATGAACGCCGGCGGGGACGTGTGGGCCGACGACCTTGAGCACATGCTCCTTGACCGAGCCGACATCGGAAAGAATGGCGCCCGGCTCCAGAGCAGGGCCAATTGCCTTCGCCAGGCTGTCATAGGCGCCGACCGGGGCGCAGAGAATCACGAGGTCGGCACCGCGAACCGCCTCGGCCGCATCGAGCGTGTAGATGTCCCCCAGGCCAAGTTCGCGGGCTTCGTCCAGCGTTTCCTGGCGGCGGGTAGCGATGGAAATGGTCTCGACCAGTCCTTGACGACGGGCGGCCAGGGCGATGGAGGAGCCGATAAGGCCGATGCCGATCAGCGCCAGCTTGCGAAAATGTGCACTCATCAGCCAGCCACCATGGATTTGAGGATCGTCGCCACGGCGCGCATGTCTGCCTCGGTGCCGATGGAGATGCGCAGGCCCGTGGGAATGGAATAGGACTGGCCGATCTCGCGGACGATGTAGCCGGCGTCCATCAGTGTCGAGAAGGCTTTTGCGGCAAGGGCTTCATCGGCGAAGAGGGCCATGACGAAATTGGCCTGGCTGGGCACGATGCGGATCTGGTTGGAATTGAGTTCGGCAACCAGCCAGTCGCGCCAGCTTGCATTGTGCTCGCGCAGCTTGACGGTGAACTCGACGTCCCGTGCCGCCGCCGCACCCGCCAGCTGGGCCGGCAGATTGACGTTGAAGGGCCCGCGAATGCGGTTCAGCGCGTCGATCAGATGGTCCGGCCCGTAGAGCCAGCCAATGCGCAGGGCTGCGAGGCCCATCTTGGAGAAGGTGCGGACCATGACGACGTTATTCGCCTCGGCGACGAGGTCGGCGCCGATGGAGAAATCGGCGGCGGTGACATATTCGGCATAGGCGTTGTCGACGACAAGAAGGATGTCCGGGCGCAGGCCGGCATGGAGCCGCCTGACTTCGCTGTCGGAAATATAGGTGCCGGTAGGGTTGTTCGGATTGGCCAGCCAGACGATTTTGGTGCGCGGCGTCACCGCTGCGAGCAGAGCGTCGACATCTGCGGTGTAGTCGTTCTCGTCGGCAAGCACGATGCTCGCACCGGCCGCGCGGGTAACGATGGGATAGACCGAAAAGCCGTAGCGGTTCATGACCGCCTCGTCGCCCTCGCCGAGATAGCACTGGGCCAGAAGGTGCAGCAAATCGTCCGATCCATTGCCGCAGACGATCAGGGCGGGGTCGAGGCCATGCACTTCGCCCAGCGCTTCGCGGAGGAGACGGGACCCACCATCGGGATAGATCTCGAGCCTGGTCGCGACGCCGGAATAGGCCTCGATAGCCTTGGGGCTGGCGCCCAGCGGGCTCTCATTGGACGAGAGCTTGACGGCATGGGTGCCCGGTGCGGCGGATTTTCCCGGCACATAGGGGGCAATGTCGAGGATGCCGGGCTGCGGCTGGGGATGGTTCGGAAGGGACATGTCTGGTTCGCGCAGGCAAGGAAAAGCCGGGCGGACCATAGTGAAAGCCGAAGCCAAAGGCAAAACTTCTATGCGGCGCGAGGCGAGTGCAACGCTTTTGCAAAAGCCCCCGGTTGGCCGGGGGGCTGGAGTATCGTCAGGATTGGAGGAAAGCCGCGAGCTCTGGTTCGGGCACAAGCGTCACCGAGGCGCCAAGCTGCTCGAGCTGCGCCAACCGATCGGCTGAGGGCATGTCGCGATAGGCGAGCACGGTTTCGACGCCGGCCAGTGATGGCTCGAAGGGCATATCCTTGAGGTTTTGCGGCAGGGTGGCGTCAATGGCTACGACCCTTTGCACCTTGTCGGGGAAAAACGACGCGGCAATCAGCGCCACGAAACCGCCTTCGCCCGCTCCGAGCAGACCGATCTTGCGCTGGCCATAGCGCTCGAACGTCTCCTCGATCAGCAGTTCAAGCTGATAGAGGCCGTCGCCCAGGGTCGACAATTCCGGCTGGTCGAGGGGGCCGATGTACCAGAAATAGCCCTTGGTGATGCCACTGCCGCCAGCGGACTGGGCACGCGGCGAGCGTATGGCGATTTTCGTGGTTTCGTCGCCCAGAAGTTCGCCGAGAGCCTCGGCGCTTTCCATGACTTCAAAACGGTCATGGAGGATGAGAAACGGCGCGCCGTCGGGCGCGCCTGTCCGGATTGTGTGGAGAAAGCTGCGGGACACTTACTCGGTGACCTCGCAAGCGCTGATCCAGCCCAGGACCGCGTCGATCTCGGCCTGCTTCAGGCTTCCGGCGGGCGGCATCTGTGTGCCGACACCGCCAACGGATTCGTGGGTGCCGAGAAGCTTGTGTGCCAGATAGCTGAGTTCGGTGTCGCCGGGCGTGACGCGCGGCATGTCCGGCAGCTCGGCGCTGGCGATATTGACGAGATAGTCGTAGCCCGAGCCCTTCTGGAACGAAACGCCGGAGCCGGGGGATGCATTGTTGTGGCAAGCCACGCACTTCTTGGACAAGACCGGCTCGGCCTCGGCGGTATAGGTTTCGAGGCATGTTGCGGCAAAGGCGGCCGAACTGCCGATGATCATGAACGCGGTGGTTGCCGCCAGGCGAAGCGTCTTCATCTTCTGCTCCTTGGTGATCCGGGGCCGGACCGGCCGACCCCGGAGGTTGGTTTGTCTCAAGCCTGCTTGGCGGCGTGTTCGCCGGCTATGTAGCCAAAGGTGATGCCGAGGCCGAGCGTGCCGCCACCGCCAAGATAGCTCTTGCCCGAGGGCGAGGCCGAAGCGTTGCCGGCGACATAGAGACCGGGGATCGGCTCGTCGCGCACGTTCAGAACCTGAGCGTTGACGTCGAATACCGGGCCACCCTTGGTGTCCAGTGTGCCCGCGCCGAGCAGAACCGCGTAGTACGGCCCTTCGTCTGCAATCGGCGCCATGTAGGGGCTTGGCAGGCCGCGATCGTATGGAACGGCGTGGAAGTAGGCATCGATCGGGGCTTCACCGCGGTGGAAGTCCTCGTCCTTGCCGGCGATGGCAAACCCGTTATAGCGCTCGATGGTGGCCTTGAGGCTTTCAAGGAAGTCGTCGGCGAGCTTGTAGGTACCCAACTGCTCGGCCAGCGAGTCGAAGCGCGCCTGGATGTTCGCGGTCAGCTCTTCGAGATTATTGCCGGTGATCACATAGGCCGGCAGGTCAGCGCCAACCTTGGGGATCATGTTGCCCGGCATCTTGCGGGCTTCTTCGTCGAAGATGAAGATCTGGTAGAGGTTCGGATAGTCGCCGCGCCACTGATCGTATACCTGGTGCGACCGCGTACGCTCCGGATAGACGTATTTCTCGTCATACATGCGCTTGCCGTACTTGTTCACCGAGATCGAGCTGTCGCCGCCCTGGAAGAACACGCCCGACGGAACGCTCGAGAACTGAAGCACTTCTTCGAGCACGACCTGCTGGTTCCAGGCTTCGTTGAGGTTGCCCAGCTTGACGCCCAGTTCGGCCGACATGTTGATGAGGTCACCCTCATTGGTCGGCACGGCGCAGCCGCCCATGACCGGGGTGCGCAGGAACTGCGTGCGCATGTGATGGTTGTGAGTGAAGCCACCCGTGCCGAAGATCACGCCCTTCTTGGCGCGGATGCGGGTGGTGCCTTCGGGAGTGTCGACTTCGACGCCGACGACGCGACCGGTGTCATCCTTGATGATGCGGCTGACCCGGTTCTCGGTGCGGATGTCGCCGCCCTTTTCCTCGACATAGGCCGACATGAACTCGATCATGTGCGCGCCAAAACCGGTCTGGCCGTCATTGTTGACGGCGATCTGGCGGCCACGGATGTCGTTATTCTCGGCGATCTGGCCATGATAGTCGGGGGCCGGCTTGCCGTCCCAGGAGAGGAAGGTGAAGACAGGCAGCGCGCCTTCGTCGTTGAGTGTGTGGAACACCCGGGCGGCATTGTCCCAGAATGCATTGAGCTGGGCCCAATGGTGATCGGTCATGCCGAACTGGGGGTGGTTGTCCCGGTAGAGTTCGGGGAAGGACACGCGCGATACGTAGCGCAGGAAGTCTTCCTTGTTGTCCTTATAGCCGTGCGCTTCCATCCAGCGGTTATTGGGGACCCAGGAGCCGCCGCCAGACTTTCCGGTGGTGCCGCCGATGAAGGCCGCCTTCTCGAGAACGACGACGCTTGCGCCATTGTCCAGTGCGCCAATGGCACCGGCGAGAGCGGCGCCACCCGAGCCCGCCACAACGACGTCGAACTCTTCGTCCCATTCCTGCGCCTGGGCGCTGGTCACGGTAACCGCACCGAGTGCAGTGCTTGCTGCGCCGAGACCGGCGGCCTTCATGAACCCGCGACGGGACACGCGACTCTTTTCAGTAGACACGAACTTTCCTCCTTGGACTGCACTTGGACGTGCGTGTTGTATCATAGGATACAAAACATCTAGTCCAAACTTGTATGCAAGGAAACAAGTTTCTGATCGTGCGTGTGCGGCATGGCGCGTTTGGAAAATTTTCCGTTAGCGGTTAGTAGAGGCGGGCAATCGCTCCAGGGGGTGCCATGGCCGACCAAGACGCGAATACCAATCGAGGTAATGAGCCCCAGATTGCCCCGCTGGATCGGCGCGCGGACACGATGTATCGCATCCACGAGGTGTCGCGGCTGATCAGTGTTTACTTCGATCGGCTCGTGGCCATGAAAGGAATTACGCGGGCCCAGTGGACCGCAATTATGCATGTGAGCCAGAACCCTGGCTCAACGCAAACCGAATTGGCGGCCATAATGCAGTTGGGGCGTGCGGCGGCGGGAAAGATGTTTGATCGCCTTGAGGAAAAGGGCTGGATCGAGCGGCGCGCGGATGAAAACGACAGTCGCCTGCGCCGGGTTTATTCGGCGGAGGCCACCGAGGTGCTGCTCGGCTTCATACCCGAGGCGGCAGGCCAGCTTTATGACGAGTTCTACAAGGGGATGAGCGAGGAGCAGATCGAGATGCTCTACTCCGCGCTTATCCAGATGCGGGACAATGGCAACAGGGCGCTCGGCAAGGATGGCGCCGTCGCCCCGGAACAGGACGACTAGGCCGAGCCGGACTGGCCGGCCTCGGCCTGTCGCGCGGTGGCAGTGGACAGGCCCGGAAGACGCACGAAACGCTCTGCCCGCTTGCGGCGCGGGATGGCCGGGAAGGCTTCCTTGCGGGCCCGAACGCAGATGACCCCGCTCATGGCCGGGCCAAGCAGGCGCCCCAGCCTTTCAAAGAGCCGGGTGGATCGCAGCACGAGTGACATCTGCACCGGCGGCACGAAGAGGGCATCGCGCCAGGCTTCGGGCACGAAACTGTGGTCGCGCAGCAGCTTTTCGAGCTGGCCGGCGGAGTAGGGATTGCCCTGTCCGAACGGGTTGTCGTCGCGCTGAGCCCAGATGCCGCGGCGCCTTGGCACGACCAGCAGCAGATGACCGTTGGGCGCGGTGATGCGCCAGAGTTCGCGCATCAGTTCTTCGGCGTCGGCGACGTGTTCGAGCGCATGAACGGCAATGGTCAGGTCGATCGCCGAATCGGTCAGCGGCATTTCCAGGGGATCGCAGAGGACCGTATGGGACGGCCCCTCACGCGGCCAGGCCGAAGCCCCCTGACGGGCGGGCATGAAGGCCAGGACCCGTTCCGCCCGCTCGAGCGCAAAGCGCATATAGGGTGTGGCAAAGCCGAGGCCCATGACGCGCTTGCCCCTGAGATCGCCGGCCAGGGTCATGACGTGTTCGCGCACAAGGGCCCGCGAAATCCTGCCCAGGGGTGATCGGTAATAAGCAATCAGGCGCGTGACATCGCTGGTCATGCCTCAATCTAGCCAAAGCTTGCGGGGCTTGTCCAATGGGAGGTTGTTTTCGCCGAGACGGTTGCCTAGCTTCTGGCCAATCGAAAAATGAGTTTGAAAGACAGGAGTTTGGTTATGGCCTCGATCGTGGATGTGTTTCCCGCGCGCAGCGACAATTATGGCTATCTGGTGCATGACGAGGCCAGCGGACGCACCGCTGCCATCGATGCGCCCGAGGCCGCAGCCATTCGCAACGCCCTGCAGCGCCGCGGCTGGACGCTGACCGATATCCTGATCACCCACCATCACGTCGATCATGTCGAGGCCATTGCCGAACTCAAGGCGGCGTTCGGTGCGCGGGTGGTCGGGCCCCGGGCGGAGGCAGACAAGATCGAGGGCCTCGATGAGCTGGTGGGGGATGGCGACAGGGTTCGAATTGGGGACACCGAGTTTGCGGTGATGGCCGCCCCGGGCCATACGCTGGGCCATATCGTTTTTCACGATGCGGTGGGACAGCGACTGTTCTCGGCCGATGCACTGTTCTCGCTCGGCGTGGGGCGGATGTTCGAGGGAACCCCTGGCCCGATGTGGGAAGGGGTCCGGCGCCTGCGCGAACTGCCGGATGAAACCATGGTCTATTGCGGGCACGAATACACTGAATCCAATGCCAAATTTGCCCTGAGCATCGACCCTGACAATACTGCGCTGCAGGCCCGGGCGGCCGAGGTGGGCGCATTGCGCGCCGAGGGCAAGCCGACCATTCCGTTCAATCTGGGCGAAGATAAAAAGGCCAATCCGTTCCTGCGAGCCGATGCTCCGGAGCTGGCTCGCTTTTACGGGCTCGAGGGCAAAGATGCCGGAGAGGTGTTCGGCGCCATCCGCAAGGGCAAGGATAATTTCTGAGGTCCGCCAGACGAATCACTGACAATCGGCAACCACGATGCAAGGGCCGCGTTGGTCCTGGCGTGGTGCCGATTTTGTAACTTTGGGGTCGCATTTCGTTAACAGAATGTTAACATCTGGCACGCGCCTTGCTCCTTAAGGGGCATAGGGATGGTTCGAGTGTTCCAAAGCGGGACGGTCGAGCCAAAACAGGACAGGCGAGCCCAGGAATGCCCGACTTCGAAACAGATCGTCCAGGAATGCCCGTGCCGCTGACCATCACGCTGGAGCGGCCTTCGCTGGTGCGCACCGCACCCAGCGCGGCATTTGTCAGCCAATTGCTCGCGGCGCGTGATCGGCTGCCGCCGCAGCGCGATCGTCGGATGGCGAGCCTCGACCGGGCACTCGGCGCCTATGCACAGGGTGGGCGAATCACCCAGCGCCGGATGCCGCAGGGTTTTCGAAAGATGATCGTGGCCTGAGGGCAGGTCCTGGTCGCCGGAGAGGCGACCGGGAACGGCTCAATTCATCGACACGTCGCGGCTGGCGCTGGTGATGGACACTGTAAAGCCGGCGACCACGTCGATCAGGCTCATTACCATCAGAAGAAAAAACACCGAGCTCGAGGCGGCGCCGACGAGCAGGAATTCCACCAGGAAGACCACAAAGACCACCATTGAGAGCATGTGCTCGATGATGGAATTGCGCGCCGTGCCGGTGGACTTCAGCACTTCGAAAAACAAGAGCACGATGCCGACCACCAGCAGCAGATCGCCGGCGGTAATGGCCCATGGCATGCCCGAAGGCATGGGCAGCGAGAACATGCCAAAGGCCCAATTGGCGGGATTGCCGCCAAAGAACAGAAATACCACGAGATTATAGAGCACCAGCGGCACCACCAGCAGGGGCACGATGAAGCCGTTGCTGCGCCGTGGGGCAGGACGGCTGGGCAGGATCACGGTCTCGGTCATGCTCGAACTCTCCGAATGGAGCCTCACCATGCCAGAGGAATTTGGCGGGCGGAAGGGGAGGGGCCAGAGCGGGTTGCTGCAGTCCGGCCCCTGCGGGTTGAGGTGGTATCGACCTATTGCTGTTGCTGCTGGTTGCCCTGGTCCTGGGAACCCTGCTGGCTGCCGTTGTTGCCGCCGCCACCATTGCCGCCGCCGCCAGCGCCCGTTCCAGCCCCTGTGTCCGTTCCGGTGCCAGTGCCAGTGCCAGTGTCGGGATCCGGCGGGGTCACGGTGCCAGTCCCGGGACCAGGTTGAGTTTCAGTTTCGGTTACCGGCTCGGCTTCCGGTTCCGGTACTGGGTCCGTGCCGGTCCCGGCGCCTGTCCCGCTGCCATTGTCAACGACCGGGGCGCTCCCCTCGATGCTCGGCGATCGTGACTCAGCCTCCGTCTCGGTCTCGGCCATCAGCCGCAAGCTTTCCTCGGGAAGGTTCAATATGGTTTCGCCCGGCTCCGACAGGAAGCAACCGCCTCCGGCCGCGCCGATGGCAAGGATTGCGAGCAGTTTGGCTCCGGTGGGGACCGGGCTGGCTTTTGCATTGTCGTTATTCATGGTGTCATTCCTTGCGGTTGCCCGCGGGGATACATGAATATAAAGCACTGTCATATCACAAATTTTGGCAATCCATTCATGACCAAGCCTTTCCGCAGCCCGTCAACGGCATGGGTGATTTTCGGCCTGCGCGCACTGGCAGCCATAGGCTCTTCGGCAATCTTCGGCTTGGTCGTGACCAGCGACGCGGCCGGAATCGACCTGCCGGCGGCCATTCTGGCGGGCCTGGTCTTCGGTGTTTTTTTTGTCGGGGGCACCGGCTATCGGATCATCCGCGCCGTATGGATGCGCGCGCTCGTGGCCGCGCCCGCTTCGTGGTCCGGCGCCACTGCGGCATCCGCCATCGCCTGCACTCTTGGCGCCTTGGGTTTGATGGCGATCGGCCATGACCCTGCGCGACTGCTGCTCGGCTACGCGCTCGCCATCAACTTTGCCTATCTCGCCGTCAAGGTGAGTTGCGCCCTTGCGGGCTGCTGCCACGCCGAGATCAGGCCAGGCAAATGGATATGGGCGCTGCGGCCGGTTGAAATCGGCGCGACGATGTTCGTCCTCGCGGCGACCGGCGCGCTCTGGTTTGCCGATCCCGGTGTGGGCGCCCTGGCGGGCCTTTCCGGCCATATGCTGTTGCGGCTGTTTTCCCGGAGAATGCGGGGGCGCTGGTCGAGCGGCTGGCCGCCTCTCAGTCAGCCGGGGGCCGAACTCGCACCGCTGCAGGTTCTGACCCTGATTGCGCTTCTTCTCACCATCTGGCCTGCATGAGCAATTGGGCGCCGCCATCGCCGGCGCCCGCCCTACTCTCAGCCCTGAACCGCGGCCCCCGGGAGTGACGGCACATTGGGCGAGGGTTTCCTGCGGGCGGCGTTCTGGGTGAGAAAGGAGATCGCCGCGAGGACAAGGCCCAGCAGGGCAGGGAAGTAGCCGCCATCACCGACATTGAGATGGGCAGACGCGGCCAGCAGCAGGTGGAACAGGATGCCGGCATAAGCCAGGTCGCTCAGGCGGACCGAGACGCGGCTGAGAATGGCGAGTGGCGCGGCGATTTTGGCCACGATCAGCACGGTCACCAGATAGGCGGGATAGCCGAAATGGGCGAAACCCTCTTCGATGAGCGGGCGCTGGAGCAGATACATCACCGCGCCGGAGGCATAGATCAGGCACAACAGAGCCGTGCTGATCCAATAGGCTATCCTGGCAAAATTCATCGCGCTGTTTCCTTTGGCTGTCGTGCCGGTATTTATTGTGCGGCATCAGCTATTTGAGAGCAAGGCCTCGAGGCTGTCATAGACGATTTCAAAACCGTCGGTCATGCCCATCTCGATGGCAGCGGCGCGAGCAGCGGCGTCGGCATAGCGCATCACCATGGTCATGCGCGTGCCGCCCTCATGGGCGACGAGATCGGTGGTGATCGTCGTGCCCGAAGTTTCGTCGCCGTTGAAATATTCGACATGGGTCATGTGCCGGGGCGCGTCGACGGCGATGATCGGCCCGGAAAAGAAGAACAGGACGCCCTCGGGGCCGGACCACTCGTAGTGAAAGCTGCCGCCGGGGCGCAGATCCATCTCGCAGCGGGTCATGGTGTCCTTCGAGGCCATCCATTGCGGGATCAGCGTCGGGTCGGTCATGGCGCGCCAGACGCGGGCCGGCGCATGAGAAAAACTGCGGCGGACGATAATATCGGTCTCGCCGACCTGGCTCACCTGCAAAGGGGCGATGTCCAATTGCTTGTTCATTCCTGGCTCCTTTCTGCGTCCCCGGCACTCCCGTCATCCTCGGGGAGCGCATCTAGTACGGCATCGAGTTTTTGGAACTGTGCCTCCCACAGGGCACGGTAGCGGCCCAACCAGTCCCACAGTTCGGCGACGGCGGCGGGGTTGAGGCTGCGGGGGCGGGCGGTGCCATCGATGCGGGTCTGGACCAGCCCGGCCTCTTCCAGCACTTTGAGATGCCGACTGATCGCCGGCTGGCTGATGGAAAAAGGACGCGCCAGATCCTGGACGGAGGCCTCGCCTTGGGCGAGCCTCTCGATGAGCGCGCGTCTCGTCGGATCTGCAAGGGCGGCAAAGGATCGATCGAGGTCAGACATATCGCACATCCGTTATAGAATAAGAACAATATATAGCAAATCGGTTATATAAGCAAGTGCGGTGTTTGCCGCGATCGCCGTTGATGCCTTGGGTTCTGAGGGTGGAGCGCGAAAGCTCCTGGACTTCGTCAGGAGCGTTGGCGGCTGCGCTCGCCGGCCGGGCCCGACAGAGCTCTCGTCAGGCCGGGCCTGACGGAACCCTCGTCTTCACGGGGGTGTTCCCCAGAGGTGATGACCAGGAGAGCCGGATGAACCCGTTTGTCGATGTGTGGAATGATGTGGCGACCTCGTTCGAGGCGACGCCGCCGCTGGTGGCGGCAGCGCGGCTGATCCTGGCGGTTGTGCTGGGTGGATTGATCGGGCTCGAGCGGGAGGCCAATTCCCGCAGTGCGGGGCTGAGGACCCATATCCTGATCTCGATGGGGGCGTGCCTCTTTGCGCTGCTGGCCTTCGAGATCATCGAATTTTCCGCCGATATCGAGGGCGAGCACTCGGCGGATCCGCTGCGACTCATCAGCTCGGTCACCTCCGGCGTGGCGTTCCTGGCAGCCGGTTCGATCCTCGTTTCCGGTGGCAAGGTCATGGGACTGACGACGGGGGCGGGCATGTGGATGGCCGGCGCGATCGGGCTGGCCTGTGGCATCGGCAAGATCGGGCTCGCGGTGATGGCGTGTGTATTGGTGCTGATCACGCTGTCGGTCATCGGGGCGGCGAAGAAGAAGCTTCCGGGAGCCGCCATGGCTGAGGATGAGAGCAGGTGATTTGCCCAATCCCTTCGAGGGGTGTTCAATCGGGGCGTGCTGGATCGTCATGTAGACGAAGCCCGGACGCGATGGACCGGGCAGCGCAGTGGAGGAATTCATGCAACAGGCCAAGAACATCGTCTGCATCTGGTATGACAAGGAGGCTGAGGAGGCCGCCCGCTTCTACGCCCAGACCTTCCCCGACACCCATGTGGGCAAGGTCAGCCGGGCTCCCAGCGACAATCCCTCGGGCAAGGAAGGGGACGTGCTGACCGTCGAGTTTTCGGTCATGGGCATACCCTGCATCGGGCTCAATGGCGGCCCGGCTTTCAAGCACACCGAAGCCTTTTCAATGCAGGTGACGACAGACAGCCAGGAAGAGACCGACCGCTATTGGGACGCCATTGTGGGCAATGGCGGGCAGGAGAGCATGTGTGGCTGGTGCCGGGACAAATGGGGCATTTCCTGGCAGATCACGCCGCGCGCCCTGTCCGAAGCCATGGCGGCGGGCGGCGCGGAGGCCAAGCGGGCCTTCGAGGCGATGATGAATATGAAGAAAATCGATGTCGCAGCGATCGAGGCTGCGCGGCGGGGGTAGCGGCAGGGTTTTTGCCGGGCGAAGCCCCCACCCTCAATCCCTCCCCACAAGGGGGAGGGAGGCGCTAGAGCCGATAGGCCCTTCAGACGACGGCACATGTGAAAACACCTCCCCGGGGGGAGGTGTTTTACGACAGCATCAGTCATGCGCTCCGTCTGAGCACAAACTACTTCTTGAGGTTGAGCGGGCCGACCATCTGTTCGGGCTTGACCTCGGCGTCGAATTCTTCGCCGGTGAGCAGGCCCAGCTCGATTGCCGTCTCGCGCAGCGTCGAGCCGTTCTTGTGGGCGGTCTTGGCGATCTTGGCGGCGTTGTCGTAGCCGATCTTGCGGTTGAGCGCGGTGACCAGCATGAGCGACTGGTCGACCAGCTGCTTGATGCGCTTGTGGTCCGGCTGGATGCCGATGGCGCAATTGTCGTTGAACGACTTGGCCGCGTCGGCGAGGAGGCGGACGGACTGCAGGAAATTATAGGCGATGACGGGCTTGAAGACGTTGAGCTCGAAATTGCCCTGGGACGCGGCAAAGCCGATGGCGGCGTCATTGCCCATCACCTGGGCGACGACCATGGTCATGGCCTCGGACTGGGTCGGATTGACCTTGCCGGGCATGATCGAAGAGCCGGGCTCGTTCTCGGGAATGGTGATTTCACCGAGGCCCGAACGCGGGCCGGAAGCGAGCCAGCGCACGTCATTGGCGATCTTCATGAAAGCTACGGCGAGTTGCTTCAGTGCGCCCGAGGTGCCGACGAAGGCGTCGTGGCCGGCGAGCAGGGCGAACTTGTTGGGGCCGGTGACGAAGTCATGGCCGGTGAGGTCGGCGATTTCCTTGGCCACGGCCACGGCATAGTCGGGATGGGCATTAAGGCCCGTGCCGACGGCGGTGCCGCCGAGGGCCAGTTCCTTGAGCTGGGGCATACTGGCCTTGATGGCGGCCAGCGCGTAGTCGATCTGAGCCACCCAGCCGGAGATTTCCTGGCCCAGGGTCAGCGGGGTCGCGTCCTGGAGATGGGTGCGG encodes:
- the hisC gene encoding histidinol-phosphate transaminase translates to MSLPNHPQPQPGILDIAPYVPGKSAAPGTHAVKLSSNESPLGASPKAIEAYSGVATRLEIYPDGGSRLLREALGEVHGLDPALIVCGNGSDDLLHLLAQCYLGEGDEAVMNRYGFSVYPIVTRAAGASIVLADENDYTADVDALLAAVTPRTKIVWLANPNNPTGTYISDSEVRRLHAGLRPDILLVVDNAYAEYVTAADFSIGADLVAEANNVVMVRTFSKMGLAALRIGWLYGPDHLIDALNRIRGPFNVNLPAQLAGAAAARDVEFTVKLREHNASWRDWLVAELNSNQIRIVPSQANFVMALFADEALAAKAFSTLMDAGYIVREIGQSYSIPTGLRISIGTEADMRAVATILKSMVAG
- a CDS encoding FAD-dependent oxidoreductase — its product is MSTEKSRVSRRGFMKAAGLGAASTALGAVTVTSAQAQEWDEEFDVVVAGSGGAALAGAIGALDNGASVVVLEKAAFIGGTTGKSGGGSWVPNNRWMEAHGYKDNKEDFLRYVSRVSFPELYRDNHPQFGMTDHHWAQLNAFWDNAARVFHTLNDEGALPVFTFLSWDGKPAPDYHGQIAENNDIRGRQIAVNNDGQTGFGAHMIEFMSAYVEEKGGDIRTENRVSRIIKDDTGRVVGVEVDTPEGTTRIRAKKGVIFGTGGFTHNHHMRTQFLRTPVMGGCAVPTNEGDLINMSAELGVKLGNLNEAWNQQVVLEEVLQFSSVPSGVFFQGGDSSISVNKYGKRMYDEKYVYPERTRSHQVYDQWRGDYPNLYQIFIFDEEARKMPGNMIPKVGADLPAYVITGNNLEELTANIQARFDSLAEQLGTYKLADDFLESLKATIERYNGFAIAGKDEDFHRGEAPIDAYFHAVPYDRGLPSPYMAPIADEGPYYAVLLGAGTLDTKGGPVFDVNAQVLNVRDEPIPGLYVAGNASASPSGKSYLGGGGTLGLGITFGYIAGEHAAKQA
- a CDS encoding MarR family transcriptional regulator, translated to MADQDANTNRGNEPQIAPLDRRADTMYRIHEVSRLISVYFDRLVAMKGITRAQWTAIMHVSQNPGSTQTELAAIMQLGRAAAGKMFDRLEEKGWIERRADENDSRLRRVYSAEATEVLLGFIPEAAGQLYDEFYKGMSEEQIEMLYSALIQMRDNGNRALGKDGAVAPEQDD
- a CDS encoding methyltransferase domain-containing protein, producing MTSDVTRLIAYYRSPLGRISRALVREHVMTLAGDLRGKRVMGLGFATPYMRFALERAERVLAFMPARQGASAWPREGPSHTVLCDPLEMPLTDSAIDLTIAVHALEHVADAEELMRELWRITAPNGHLLLVVPRRRGIWAQRDDNPFGQGNPYSAGQLEKLLRDHSFVPEAWRDALFVPPVQMSLVLRSTRLFERLGRLLGPAMSGVICVRARKEAFPAIPRRKRAERFVRLPGLSTATARQAEAGQSGSA
- the gloB gene encoding hydroxyacylglutathione hydrolase gives rise to the protein MASIVDVFPARSDNYGYLVHDEASGRTAAIDAPEAAAIRNALQRRGWTLTDILITHHHVDHVEAIAELKAAFGARVVGPRAEADKIEGLDELVGDGDRVRIGDTEFAVMAAPGHTLGHIVFHDAVGQRLFSADALFSLGVGRMFEGTPGPMWEGVRRLRELPDETMVYCGHEYTESNAKFALSIDPDNTALQARAAEVGALRAEGKPTIPFNLGEDKKANPFLRADAPELARFYGLEGKDAGEVFGAIRKGKDNF
- a CDS encoding DoxX family protein, with protein sequence MNFARIAYWISTALLCLIYASGAVMYLLQRPLIEEGFAHFGYPAYLVTVLIVAKIAAPLAILSRVSVRLSDLAYAGILFHLLLAASAHLNVGDGGYFPALLGLVLAAISFLTQNAARRKPSPNVPSLPGAAVQG
- a CDS encoding SRPBCC domain-containing protein, whose amino-acid sequence is MNKQLDIAPLQVSQVGETDIIVRRSFSHAPARVWRAMTDPTLIPQWMASKDTMTRCEMDLRPGGSFHYEWSGPEGVLFFFSGPIIAVDAPRHMTHVEYFNGDETSGTTITTDLVAHEGGTRMTMVMRYADAAARAAAIEMGMTDGFEIVYDSLEALLSNS
- a CDS encoding metalloregulator ArsR/SmtB family transcription factor; translation: MSDLDRSFAALADPTRRALIERLAQGEASVQDLARPFSISQPAISRHLKVLEEAGLVQTRIDGTARPRSLNPAAVAELWDWLGRYRALWEAQFQKLDAVLDALPEDDGSAGDAERSQE
- a CDS encoding MgtC/SapB family protein, whose amino-acid sequence is MNPFVDVWNDVATSFEATPPLVAAARLILAVVLGGLIGLEREANSRSAGLRTHILISMGACLFALLAFEIIEFSADIEGEHSADPLRLISSVTSGVAFLAAGSILVSGGKVMGLTTGAGMWMAGAIGLACGIGKIGLAVMACVLVLITLSVIGAAKKKLPGAAMAEDESR
- a CDS encoding VOC family protein — protein: MQQAKNIVCIWYDKEAEEAARFYAQTFPDTHVGKVSRAPSDNPSGKEGDVLTVEFSVMGIPCIGLNGGPAFKHTEAFSMQVTTDSQEETDRYWDAIVGNGGQESMCGWCRDKWGISWQITPRALSEAMAAGGAEAKRAFEAMMNMKKIDVAAIEAARRG